The following are encoded together in the Deinococcus ruber genome:
- a CDS encoding response regulator transcription factor: MSRRDVLLIAHDLCLVEQLQPALEDAGYHVRAAASVMSRLTLARGALPSVVLVEHELPDGSARDVITRLRGSVAVPILMVTARAVVEETVDLLNLVADDVLVKPVAVREVLARIGVHLRRHQHEEQLVYRGLEVWPQRHLVVCQLKLGGWSRVRYEAEIRRALE, from the coding sequence ATGTCGCGCCGGGATGTCCTCCTCATCGCCCACGATCTCTGTCTAGTTGAGCAGCTTCAACCTGCCCTTGAGGACGCCGGATATCACGTGCGAGCCGCCGCTTCTGTGATGAGCAGGCTGACTTTGGCACGAGGAGCTTTGCCGAGCGTAGTGCTGGTCGAACATGAGTTGCCAGACGGGAGTGCCCGCGATGTCATTACGCGACTTCGGGGTAGCGTCGCCGTCCCGATCCTGATGGTGACCGCCCGAGCTGTCGTGGAAGAGACGGTGGACCTGCTAAATCTCGTGGCGGACGATGTGCTGGTCAAGCCCGTTGCCGTGCGGGAGGTCCTGGCGCGCATTGGGGTGCACCTGCGGCGACATCAGCATGAAGAGCAGCTGGTGTACCGTGGCCTGGAAGTCTGGCCACAGCGGCACCTAGTAGTCTGTCAACTTAAGTTAGGAGGATGGAGTAGGGTGAGGTATGAAGCTGAAATACGTCGTGCACTTGAATGA